Within Providencia huaxiensis, the genomic segment AAGAAAATCAGGTTTTTTCCCTGATGATAAAGCAAAAAAATTAAGTACAGCTTTATTGATTGGTAAGATTCACGAGGGAAAATATAAAGGCGAATATCTTAAATATATCGGGCAGCAATTTTTAATGCTTTATGCACCTACCCGTTCGGGTAAAGGTGTTGGTATTGTTATTCCTAACTGTCTTTATTATCAAGAATCGTTGGTTATTTTAGATATTAAACTTGAAAACTTCATTTTTACGGCAGGGCATAGGAAAGATAATCTTTTTCAAGAAGTTTATTTGTTTTGTCCTGATGGTTATTCAACAAGTGATGATATGAAAAATGGTAAAATGCGGAGTCACCGCTATAACCCATTGCATTATATTAGGCGTGATCCGATTTATTGTTTTGGTGATTTAAGTAAGATTAGTTCTATCTTATTCCCGTTAACAGGCGATAAAAACGATATGTGGACGGATTTGTCAGCAAACGTTTTTATGGCGATTGTTTTGTTTCTTATTGATTGTGAAAATGAATATGAAATGAAAGAAGTTGAAGTAAAAACTGAGACAGGTTTTAAGGTAGTAGAAGAAAAAACATTAAAGTATAAAGTTACCTTGTCACAAGCCTATGAGCTTTCAGTGCCTAAAGATGGTCAAACATTAGGCGATTGGTTCATTAGTGAAATCAATCAACGTAACACTGATGAAAATAAATCGCTTTGGGATGCTTATTTGTTTAATGAATCATTAGGCGATAACAAAGACAAGTCTATTGAGCGTCCAGCACTGAGTTTATTGTCAGATCAAACGGTGTCTTTGATGCGCCAGTATTCACAACAAAAACCTGAGCAACAACAAAGTATTTTGCTTACTTTTAATGCAAATATGAAAATGTTCGGAAACCCTGTTACTGCTGCTGCGACTGATGGGAACGATTTTGATTTACGGGATGTTAGACGTAAAAAAATGACAATTTATTTTGGTCTTGCCCCTGCTGCGTTAAGTCAATATGCAAGGTTAACTAATTTATTCTTTAGCCAATTATTAAACGAAAACGTGAGAACATTACCAGAACAAGATCCAACGTTAAAATATCAGTGTGTCATGATGCTTGATGAATTTACGTCAATGGGTTGTGTTGACGTTGTTCAGGTGGCATTAGCATTTACGGCTGGTTATAACATGCGTTTTGTCTTTATTTTACAAAATCAGGAGCAGCTTTTTGATGATAAAAAAGGTTATGGTAAAAATGGTGGTAATACTATTTTAGAAAACTGTGCCGTCCAGTTGGTTTATCCTCCTAAGAAAGTCAATGAGACTGTAAAACAGGTAAGTGAAACTATCGGTTATTACGATTTGAAATTGAAAAAGAAAAGCAAAACAAGCGGTAAAAATTCGTCAACGTCTGAATCTCCTGAAACACATAAACGTGCGGTATTACTACCGCAAGAGATCACTGAGTTAAGAGAGATTAAACACAAATCAGGGTTATCTTTGCGTGAGATTGTTTTGAGTGAATCCTGTAAACCTATTGTTTGCAATAAAATTGTTTATTTTGAAGAACCTTACTTTTTAGATAGAAAAGGTTATTCAGAAAAAAATGTGCCTGTTATACCTGTGTTAGATATTGAACAAAACGAAGTATCACGATTACTTTTTGAAATGAATCAGCGTGATATTGCGTTTGTTTCAACCCAAAAAAGCGAGGAAATGGAAAATGAAGCATAAATTTTTAAAATCAATGCTGTTACTGACGGGGGTTACGTTTTTGTTGCCCGTCAATGAAGCTGTAGCGGCTTCTCAAGATGAATGTGCTATTTGGTTATGTTTACCTGCTGGCTTTGGTCAAGGTTGTGGTGGGGCGCATAGTGCCTTTAAAAAACGGCTTAAAAAAGGTAAGTCGCCTTTACCATCTTGGGGAAGTTGTGCTGTCGGTGACGATACGAGTGAGCCTTATTCATACAGAACAAAGTTTAAAACCTATACAAATTATGGGCGTGGGCAAATTTCAACAAGTAACGGGCGTTCGTGTCCTGAAAATGGGATCATTTATTGGGATAATAACCGCTATTCGGGTGTTCAAGCTATTTGCACAACCACTGAAATTTATACTACAACTTTTTATGATGGTTCAGGTACTTATGTGCATGAAGAAGAACGATGGGGAAAACCATTAGAGCAAACGATGGATAAAAAATTTAAGCCTGAAAGACAGCGTTCAGACAGAGAAAGTGGTAGTAGTCGATAATCAACAAAGGCTAGTCCTAGGACTAGCCCTTTAAACTAAAACATGAGGTTATGTATGTCCTATATTCCAATCTTGATGCCAACTGAGGTAGCCGAAACGTTTATAAGTAAAGGGGAAAAACTATCAGTTAAAGACGTACCTATAACGGAAATAACACAAATTGAAGCGTTAAATAACATGTATTATTGGTTAAATGGCTTTTCAGTTATAATGATAGCTTTAATTTTATTTTTTGGTTTAGTGATTACTTTGATTTTATTGAAAATAAAAAATAGTAAAAATACTATTCAGGGTAAACTCCTCATTCCGCATGGTGTTGGTGAATCTCATTTGACTGCTTATCGTAAAGGCAAGCCTTTTTTTTCCTCTTTATATGAGACTATAGAACATTCAGAGGGTGGGGTTTTGAAAAGAATAGATGAAAACAGAGAGTTACTAGAATTACTTTACAAAGATGCTCCTGATTTTATTGGTAATCATAAGTGGGTTATTGAATGGTTTAAATCACAAGATAACTTCTTATTGCAATTGGCAGAAAAAACAACCATCAAGGAATCTGATTTTATCAGGGTTCGTCCATTTCCTATTGATAAGGAGTAATTGTTATGAAACTTAATTTTTCTTTGAAAAAATTATTTTTTTGTTTAGTTATATTTTGTTATGTTTCTTTGATTGGATTCTTTGCAGCTTTTGTGATGAACCAAACAAATTATAAAATTATTAACAGTGAAAAATCTATCTTTAGTTATTTTTTGGTTGGTTTTTTATTTGTAACAGCTTTGTTTATGTTCAAACAAATTGCAATGCTTGCCATTGATGTGAAAAATAAAATTATTAATAAGGGTGACTTTAAATGAAAAGTATAGCTAACAATGATTCATTTTCTCCATCTGTTGTTGATATTGATTTTATGGTAGAACCTAAAATACTAGGGGATGATTACTTTAAGGGAATAGAACAGTGTGATGTAACAAACCATGCAATAATTAGTGTTGATAACTTTGTTATTAACGATGAAAGTGCAAAGCTAAGAGATCGGTTAAATCAGGGGGAACAACTCACTGAAAATGAAATATCTTTATTACCTTATTCTGAAATGATGGGTGAAATACGAGTTATTGATAAAGCTGATTTGTATTTTTTAGCTGAATACTCAAAAGAAAATGGGCGTGATTTGCAACCTCTTTTCGAGATTGAAGGGAAAGTATACTTATCTTTATTTATACCGCCTGATTATATTAATGAATTTATGGAAGCCTTTTTGGATAAATATCATTTACTAGATTTATTGAAAAGTAATGATACCGCTGAAATCTGTGTTAGCTTTCCTGAGAGGGTTTAAATGACTAATCAAATTTTAAATCAATCCAAAACGATTGAAAGGATAATGTTATTATTAATTGACTTTAATATTGTTATTAATGACGTTAACAAAGTGAAAGTAGAGATAGTAAACTCACTTGATAGTATTCAAGATGCTTTTATAAAGGTCTTTTGTTTTAAAAAAGAGATTTTCTTTAAAGGTGTTTTCACATTAACAATGTTTGATGTGATAAGATTATCCTATCGTTTGTTTATGTTAGGTTTTACATTAGGTCAGATAAAACTTATCTTGAGAATCATCAAATCAGACTATTCATCTTTGATTTTTGATTTTTAATAGTTATGGGGGTGTTAAATGAATATTAATCAAATTGATTTTAACCATGATTGCTATGTTGATTTACATGTTGGTGATTATGGCTCATTGTCTGGACTATTTTTTACGGGTAAAACTGCCGATTTGGCAATTCTTGAACAGCTTTTTACCAATTCCCATGATTGGCAGGACTCTTTTATGCGAGATGGTAGGCAGTATATAAAGGGTTTTGTTGATCCTGCTAATGTTCAGTTCATCGAGTTTATGGGTTTTTCCTTTATGTTTGCAAAGGCTCAAGCCGAAAAATTCTATCAGGAGAATGGTTTCTACGAACAATCGCATGACTTTTTCGATATATGGTTTGATAACAATGTTAGCGATGTGCAAATCAGTTTTCCGCTTTTAAATGCATCTGAATTAATTTAGGAGATAATATTATGAGATTGTTTATTGCAGAAAAACCATCATTGGCAAAAGCGATTTTTGAGGGGTTAGGGGGTAATCCTGCCACTGAAAAGAAAAACGGCTATTTTGAACATGGTGATGATGTGGTTACTTGGTGTTTTGGTCACATGTTGGCTATTAATGATCCTCAAGATTATGATCCTAAATACGCTCAATGGAATTTAAGCGACTTACCTATTGCCTCCTATTTACCGCCTAAATACAAGTTAAAGCCTGAATCTCAAGCGCAAACAAAAATAATTATCTCATTGATTAATAAGGCAAAAACAATCTGCAACTGCGGCGATCCAGATGAGGAAGGCTGTAGACTGGTTGATGAAATTTTAGAATATGTTGAATGCAAAAAACCAGTGATGCGCTTATTGGTTGCAGACCTTAACCTTGCACCGGTTAAAAAAGCATTAGCGAACATGCAACCAAACGAAAATTTTAGGGGGATGTCGAACAGCGCATTATGCCGTTCAATCCTCGATCAAAGTTTTGGTTACAACCTAACCAGAGTATCTACTCTAAAAGGTCGTGAACAAGGCTATCAAGGCGTTCTAAATGTGGGGCGTGTACAAAGTGCTGTGTTAGGGTTAGTGAACCTTAGAACGTTGGCAAACCAAAACCACTCTGAAAGTTTTTATTATGATGTATTTGCGGATATGTCTATTAACGGTAATACAATAAAAGCAAAATACCACGCGACAGAATCCGATCAGATTGATGAAAAAAACAGACTGATTTCAGAAGCGCAAGCAAAACACATTGCTGATAGGGTTGTTGGTAATAAATCCGTTGTCACTGTAGCTACAACAAAACCCGAAGTTACAAAACCGCCATTACCTTTAAATCTATCAACATTACAACAAATTTGTGCTAAACGATTCGGTTATAAAGCCAAAGAAACACTTGATATTATGCAAGGGCTTTATGAAACACATAAACTATTAACCTATCCTCGAAGTGACAACCGTTATTTATCTGATGAACATTTTTATCAGGCAAAAGATATAGCAACGGCAATAAGTTCTACTTTGTCAGATTTAGATTCCGCTGTTAATAGCATGGATTTATCTCAAAAACATAAAGCCTTTGATGCAAGTAAAATAGAAGCACACCATGCTATTGTTCCAACCACAAAAAGCGGTACGGGTATTCAATTAACTGAAAAAGAAAAAAATGTTTACCGTATTGTTGCAACCTATTTTGTTGGGTTATTTTTACCTGATGCTATCCGCAATAAAACGAAAATTCATTTTGATGTTAATGGTGACACATTCACCGCAACACAAAGCGTTTTAGTGCAAAAAGGGTGGGAATCTATCGGTAAAGATGATGATAGCGAAGAAATAGATGCTGATAGCAATCAAGGGGGGTATGACCTAACAGCTCTTAAATTTAGTGATAGTGGTTTATGTGATTCCTCAAATGTTGATAAAAAAACAGCGTTACCGCCTAAATATTTCACTGAATCCACGCTACTTGCAGCCATGACCAGGGCTGCTAAATTTATTGAAGATCCTGAATTGCGTAAAGCCCTAGAAGCAAAAGACGAGGGAAGCACTGACAGGGGAAGCATAGGAACGGAAGCAACACGGGCAGGTATACTCGACAAATTAGCCAGTAATACAGGTCTAATTTCCATTGAAAAGGAAAAAGGTTACTCTGAGCTTGTCTGGAAAACGACAAAGCAAGGGCAAGAATTTTGTGCCGCTTTACCTGATGAAATAACAAAACCTGATATTTCGGCATTATGGGCTGAAAAACAAATGTTAGTTAAGGACGGTAAACTCACTATAGAAGCGTTTATCAGGGAGACTGACGGTTATATTGCAGATATAACAAACAGAATTAAATCTGAGGGGCTGAATATCACCTCTAACGCTGTAACTTGTCCTAGCTGTGGTAAAGGTGGATTGCGGAAAATCAAAGGCAAGAACGGCTTCTTTTGGGGGTGTTCTAACTATCCTGAATGCAAATCCACTTTTCAAGACAACAAGGGTAAGCCTGTAACTGAGAAGAAAGAAGAAAAACCAAAAGTTAGTATATCGTGCCCTGCGTGTTCATCCTCTTTAAGTTTGGGTGAAAAAGCACTAAATTGTACGGGCGGTTGTGGGTTTGTTTTATGGCGTACCATATCAGGTAAAAAACTGACTGACTCACAAATTGAAAGCCTAATCACTAAAAAATCAACAGATTTCATTTCTGGTTTTGTAAGTAAAAAAGGCGATAAGTACGTTGCTAAGTTACACTTAACAGACGAAAACAAAATTAAATTTGAATATAAACCTAAGTAAGAATTAAGGACAACACCATGCAAGATGAAAACTATTCAGATCTACGAGGAATGTTAGCTAACATTCGCACATTAAGAAAAGCCCTAAAAGGGACTGACCTTGATTTGCTCAATGAATATGTTGAAAAACTAACCGTTGTACGTGATGAAACCATTGAAGAACACAAACAATATGAAAAAGAGTTGATTACAAAAAATGAAGCAAGAAACAAAGCCAGATCATACCTCGAAGAAGCTGGCTTGCCTGTGCCTGACGAATTAAAGAAAGAATATACAATTAATGATTTGCTTGGCATCGAGAAAAAGGCAAAAAGAAAAGCGCAACGTAAAGGTTCTGCAACCACATTAAAACCAAAATACGCCATTAAAGATGATGAGGGTAACTGGCAAGTTTGGGCGGGTCGGGGTCACAAGCCTAAATGGTTTACAGAAGCTCTTGAATCAGGACTAGCCAGAAGTGATTTAGAAGAATTAGCAAAAGAATACAACCTAGAACACGATGATAAATAACTGAATTTTGTTTAAAAGGCTCTCAACCATGAGGGCTTTTTTTATTTGGTTTAAAAAAATCCTTTCACTGTTCCTGATTTTACTATATAGTGTTTTACTATAAAGTGTTAAGCAATCAACATGAGGTTATTATGAAATTTATGGTATTTATTATTATGCTTCTTGTAGGTTACATCGTTTTCTTTCCAGCAAATGAAAAAGATTTAACTAATCAAATGTACTTAGATAACATCCAAAAATGTGATGCTAAAAGCAAAGAAAAGGTTACAAAATTTTTGGGGAATGAAATATTTTTACTAAAGTGCGCTAACGATTCTACAATCGAAGTAAATAGTGATGTTTATAAAACAATTCCTGTAGAAGATGTTACGGCTAAAAAAGGTTTTGGGGATTACATTCTTTATTATGGAGTGCCTTTTGGTATTGTTTTCTTTGCTCTATCTTGTTTTTATTATGTATTGCGTCGTTTTTTTTGAATGATAGTTAAATTACAAAATCTTTGAGGTGATAATATGAATGGTAAAAAAATCACTAACACATTATTTAGCATTATAATTTTATTTGGGATTGGCTTTGCTTTGTATGGGATTTTTTTTGATAAAAGTCTTTTTAGTAATGAACCAACAAATCATCAAATTGAAAGGGGCTTAACTAAAATAGATACATTTTTAAATAAATGCACTGACCAGTATCAGATTAAAATAGCTAACAATCAGTATCAATTTAAATGTGATGCAGGATATATTTTAGTTGAACCTTATGTTTTAGATGCTTTTAACAGTAGAGGTAATTGATTAAATGAAATTATTAGAATACATCAGTAAATATTATGATGGGAATCAATCTTCTTTTGCTCGAAGCTGTAATGTATCACCATCCCAAGTAACACAATGGGTTAGGAAAGACTTTATTGTTGTTGACCACGTTCTGTATAGTCCACGTAGAGAGTTAGAGATTAATTTATGCAAACCTCAAGAGGTCAGTATGTTTTTTAAAAAAACAAAGCAGTTAAAAGAAGAAAACACTCGTTTATTTGATGAAAATTCATCATTAAAAAAAGAACTGATGGTTTATAAAGATTTTTTTAAAACTGTTTATTATTATGCAGGTACTTACCCTGTATGGAAACTATTACATGAATATTCCGAAGCTATTCATCTGAATAAAAACACCGAACATGTTAATGATTATTTGGAAAAGTTAGTCCTTGCCGTAGAAAAAGTCCTTATTGAGCTGCACCCCGAGGAGATTGACTCTTGGAAAGAGTCTCTATGTAACATTCGTCTTTATATTTCTGATTTAGAAAAAAAATAAATTCAAAAGGAATAAACGATGTCTAAAATAGCGGTTGGTTTCTTTTCTTTATTATTGTCTTTTTCACTATCAGCTAAAACTTTAGTCATTGGTGATAGCCTAGCCTATTCTTTAGCGGAAAGTGTAAAAAAAATTATCCCCGTTGATGGGTATTATCTTGAAAATAGCGGATTGAGTGACAATAGCCCTTTAAATTGGAATGAGTACATCAAAACAATCCCTGTAAATAACTATGATTCTGTTATTATTTCTTTGGGTGCTAACGATGCTATTTCGGATAAAAACATTGATGAATACCAACAAAAATCACTTGGTTTCATAAAAGAAATCAGCAACTTAAATGATAGCGCATTGGTTACATGGGTTTTACCGCCAGTAATGAAGAATCAAACAACAGAAAATGGATTGGTTAACGTAAGAATTGCTATAAATAACGCCTGTAACGCATCAGGGATCACTTGCTTGAAAGTAGGTGATGTTATAGGTGATTTCTATTCTGATACGCTTAACGGTGCTCAAATTCGCTCTAGTGATGGTATTCACTATACTGCAAAAGGTGCTGATTTGATTGTTAGTGAATTGATGAAAATTAATTAGTTTTGTATGTTGCGTTAAATTGACAATTCCATAAGACATGAGGTTACACATGAGTTCAAATAAAAGAACATCAATGGCTATAACAGCGGAAAGAAGAAATAAAATAGAAGCTATTGCAAGAATCAAAAGTTTGCGTGGTGATAAAATTTATTTATGGACTGATATTGTTAACGAAATCATTGATGATTACATAGCAAAAAATGAAGGTGAAATGGATAAAATAATGAATTTAATTAATGACCTCGATTTTGATAAGTAGGTGGTATATTTTGATTGCTATTTCTGTATTTTTGATTGTTGTTTTGATGATTTCTGGTTATTTGTTTTTTTTGTATTTTAAAAAGGATAAAGATTTAATCCATGAAAAATCACAAGGCATTCCAGAAGATGCTTATGTTAATAAAAACCCCTTAACTAAGGCTGAGTTAAAAGCCTATTTGTTATTGAAAGAAAAAATAAAAACAAATCATATTTTACTATCTCAAGTTAGACTAGCTGATTTGATTTCCGTTAACACAAAGAAATATAAACATAAATCAAGTGACTGGTATGTTTTTTTT encodes:
- a CDS encoding type IA DNA topoisomerase, with product MRLFIAEKPSLAKAIFEGLGGNPATEKKNGYFEHGDDVVTWCFGHMLAINDPQDYDPKYAQWNLSDLPIASYLPPKYKLKPESQAQTKIIISLINKAKTICNCGDPDEEGCRLVDEILEYVECKKPVMRLLVADLNLAPVKKALANMQPNENFRGMSNSALCRSILDQSFGYNLTRVSTLKGREQGYQGVLNVGRVQSAVLGLVNLRTLANQNHSESFYYDVFADMSINGNTIKAKYHATESDQIDEKNRLISEAQAKHIADRVVGNKSVVTVATTKPEVTKPPLPLNLSTLQQICAKRFGYKAKETLDIMQGLYETHKLLTYPRSDNRYLSDEHFYQAKDIATAISSTLSDLDSAVNSMDLSQKHKAFDASKIEAHHAIVPTTKSGTGIQLTEKEKNVYRIVATYFVGLFLPDAIRNKTKIHFDVNGDTFTATQSVLVQKGWESIGKDDDSEEIDADSNQGGYDLTALKFSDSGLCDSSNVDKKTALPPKYFTESTLLAAMTRAAKFIEDPELRKALEAKDEGSTDRGSIGTEATRAGILDKLASNTGLISIEKEKGYSELVWKTTKQGQEFCAALPDEITKPDISALWAEKQMLVKDGKLTIEAFIRETDGYIADITNRIKSEGLNITSNAVTCPSCGKGGLRKIKGKNGFFWGCSNYPECKSTFQDNKGKPVTEKKEEKPKVSISCPACSSSLSLGEKALNCTGGCGFVLWRTISGKKLTDSQIESLITKKSTDFISGFVSKKGDKYVAKLHLTDENKIKFEYKPK
- a CDS encoding H-NS family histone-like protein; the protein is MQDENYSDLRGMLANIRTLRKALKGTDLDLLNEYVEKLTVVRDETIEEHKQYEKELITKNEARNKARSYLEEAGLPVPDELKKEYTINDLLGIEKKAKRKAQRKGSATTLKPKYAIKDDEGNWQVWAGRGHKPKWFTEALESGLARSDLEELAKEYNLEHDDK
- a CDS encoding DUF459 domain-containing protein, with amino-acid sequence MSKIAVGFFSLLLSFSLSAKTLVIGDSLAYSLAESVKKIIPVDGYYLENSGLSDNSPLNWNEYIKTIPVNNYDSVIISLGANDAISDKNIDEYQQKSLGFIKEISNLNDSALVTWVLPPVMKNQTTENGLVNVRIAINNACNASGITCLKVGDVIGDFYSDTLNGAQIRSSDGIHYTAKGADLIVSELMKIN
- a CDS encoding DUF2726 domain-containing protein, whose amino-acid sequence is MIAISVFLIVVLMISGYLFFLYFKKDKDLIHEKSQGIPEDAYVNKNPLTKAELKAYLLLKEKIKTNHILLSQVRLADLISVNTKKYKHKSSDWYVFFNKIKSKHCDFLIIDEITGNVIIAIELDDYTHRNENRINRDIEVNYIFSCIGINLIRCNDVDKICEDLSTSGY